In Microvenator marinus, one genomic interval encodes:
- a CDS encoding alpha/beta fold hydrolase, whose amino-acid sequence MNSKPQAWPRYTVARDGTSIAYEDRGQGTPIIFTNGYATSHYYWEGVRAQLDPEYRTLIWDLKGHGYSAPARNLDECSIPACADDLIRVLDAAGVEKAVLAGFSLGCQIILETWRQHPDRILAFIPVLGTYGRPFDNLLHPQFGKSAYRAFKAIGPKISRSIMPAVRLNMRLPTTHTVTRMTGMVGPDVDLAKMKPFYDHFQVLDGPSWIAMGVHAQDHSAEDLLESIDVPTLIVSGGRDVFTPHRLSVHMHKSIKGSELFLLPSATHAGLLEHTEAISARIGEFLHRNDLHVS is encoded by the coding sequence CACAAGCATGGCCGAGATATACCGTCGCACGCGACGGAACCTCTATCGCGTACGAAGACCGAGGACAAGGCACACCGATAATATTCACCAACGGTTACGCCACTTCCCACTATTATTGGGAAGGTGTCCGCGCTCAGCTTGACCCCGAGTATCGCACGTTGATTTGGGATCTTAAGGGGCACGGCTATTCGGCACCCGCGCGAAACCTCGACGAATGCTCCATTCCCGCATGCGCGGACGACCTCATACGTGTCCTAGACGCCGCAGGGGTCGAAAAGGCTGTGCTGGCAGGCTTTTCCCTCGGGTGCCAGATCATTCTGGAGACCTGGCGGCAGCATCCTGACCGAATTCTGGCCTTCATCCCCGTACTAGGAACCTATGGACGCCCTTTTGATAATTTGCTTCACCCTCAATTCGGCAAGAGCGCGTATCGCGCCTTCAAGGCCATCGGACCGAAGATCTCGCGGTCCATCATGCCGGCCGTACGTCTGAACATGAGGCTTCCAACCACTCACACGGTAACTCGGATGACAGGGATGGTCGGCCCGGACGTAGACTTGGCGAAAATGAAGCCATTTTACGACCACTTCCAAGTTCTCGATGGACCGTCATGGATCGCAATGGGCGTCCACGCACAGGATCATAGTGCTGAGGATCTGCTCGAATCCATCGACGTACCAACGCTGATCGTTTCCGGGGGACGCGACGTCTTTACCCCTCATCGACTGAGCGTACACATGCACAAGAGCATCAAAGGCTCTGAGCTCTTTCTTCTCCCTAGCGCCACTCACGCAGGACTCCTCGAGCACACCGAGGCCATTTCCGCCAGAATCGGTGAGTTTCTTCACAGAAACGATTTGCACGTAAGTTGA